The bacterium genome contains the following window.
CACCGTCGAGGACATCGCCGCGGTGCGCCGGCAGTTCCCCGACGTCGTGATCCTCGCCCATCCCGAGTGCAGCCCCGAGGTCGTCGCGGCGTGCGACTTCTCGGGGAGCACCTCGGCGATGCTCGCCTACGTGCGCAAGGCCGGCCCGGCGCGGCTGCTGCTCCTCACCGAGTGCAGCATGGCCGACAACATCGCCGCGCAGAACAAGGACGTCAACCTGCTGCGCCTCTGCTCGGCGCGCTGCCCGCACATGAACGAGATCTCGCTCGAGGAGACGCTGCTGTCGCTGCGGCGCGACCAGTACCGGATCGAGGTTCCGGAGGAGATC
Protein-coding sequences here:
- the nadA gene encoding quinolinate synthase NadA yields the protein TVEDIAAVRRQFPDVVILAHPECSPEVVAACDFSGSTSAMLAYVRKAGPARLLLLTECSMADNIAAQNKDVNLLRLCSARCPHMNEISLEETLLSLRRDQYRIEVPEEIRVPAKRAIDRMLAIRG